In Syngnathoides biaculeatus isolate LvHL_M chromosome 19, ASM1980259v1, whole genome shotgun sequence, the genomic window agtgtagatttttttttttttgtggataatgtTTTAAGTTGTTGGTCATACAGTTCTGTTCAAAGAAAATCAACTTGCAAAATTTGATTGAGTTAAAAGATCAGATAACATCTACTGCTATTTTCTATTTCTTGTATCCACTATTGCGACTGAAACAAAGGTTATCTTATACCCAGTCgccttatccatccatccattttctgtgccacctaaatctcacaaggatcgtggaagtcctagagcctatcccagttatcttcgggcaaggtacaacctgaactgctttgccagccaattgcaaggaacaatagaaacgaacaaccattcccactcacaatcacaccttaacggaatttagagtgtccagttaatgcatttttttgggatgtgggaggaaactggagttcccggagaaaacccaaaacagggagaatatgcaaactctacacaggcagggccagatTTTGAATTCCGGTCCCCCAAACTGTGAGGCAAGCGCTCTAACCAGCTGTTCCACTCTGCTGCCCAAGTAGATCTTATACTTAGCTGTAAATATAAGGTACAGTATACTCAATATACCTTATTATCTTATATtcagtcttttattttgtttggaaCAACACATCAGTTGAATGCTTACCTTCAAAGATGGAGTGTTTGTCATTATCAGAGCACTGAGTTTGGCTCAACTCTCCCAGCTGTTTATTGATATTACGGCTTGTTATAAAGGCCTGAACGTTAAAACAGTAGCTTTCTCCTTGATCCAGATCAGTCAGCTCCATTACACTGCTCTTTGAGATGAACACTTTCTGAAAATATAGGGTTAAGAGAGGAATAAGAGTTTTTTGATGATTAACTCATCATTCATTTGCAATTGATGCTGATTTTGATGGCTGCTGAAATTCACCTTGCCAGTGCTCTTATTTTTACGATATGTTACTTTATAGTGTAGCTTCCCTAAGAAAATGTCTCTGATGTTCAGCTGATGATGATCATCATCAAACAATGCAGTTAGTGGGTCAGTCACATGCAGTGTagtcttctttttgttgttgttcacctcCACCTTGAAATCAGGTCTGCCTATGTCAGCTGTAGAGAAGAAACTGATCAGATGTTTCTCTGGCAAAACGATGAGTCGCAGCTTAATGTTTAAATAAccataaattgcacattttaatgtcaaccaattttattaaaaatatgttcaaaaatttgtattttgaacTAATTTCTTTCCGCAATGTTAATTTGTTTAGTCAGCTAGTTTCTAGCAAAATATTACAGGGCTCTATCACGACTTCAATAGCTGTCATCTTTAGCTTGGCGTAGATGCTGAAGTTTGGCATTAAAACATggtttgttgttattgaacgtgaAAAAAGGTGGACATTTCAGGTCAAGTTGACCAGGACAAAAGTCAGGAGGAACCCCGACCCCTTCCATTGTTTGTGTTGCAGTGTATAAATTATGGGGCAAGTAGGGCAAAATGCGCTATTTTCTCTCCGCCTGAAAAGCAGACATGAGGTTCGGCTTTCAGCAGGAGGAAAATTCCAAGAATTCTGTCAACATGATATGCTGACTTTCTGAGCAACATAAACAGATTAAAATTGCAACCTGTGTGAGTCATTGGAGTAaacaaagaagagaaaatgaacacgcaaaaatttgtgtttggtggcagttttttaatttgtaatctGGGCCCATTGGCCATGCATACGATATAACAACCACTACCACATCGACAACAGTAGACTCCCTAATGTTGAGCTTGTCTACCTTTATCgctgtgtgaggtcatgtgaATTCTTGTCGTTTGTTTGTTATCTAAACATCAATGTCAAATGGGTTTAAATTGGACCGGAGCAAACGCCACGCATTGCGGGAGTCAATGTTATAATCTCACACAGGAAATAGCAACTATTATTAATTGTAAgcaataattgataaataaaagtcATGAGCGACATCTAGATAATTGCAGCGGAATAAAAGTATTGCTACTTCTGAACAGTTTAAACAGCAGAAGGGTTGTTATCTAGTCTCATCAACTCCTGTGACTAGCCTACCACGGAGTAATattcagaaaatacagattGTGGATGGATATTGGATGTGTGGAATGGATCTAGCTGCCAGCGTTCAGCAAGTATGTCTTTGATGACGGCAATGAAAAGAACAACAGCGTCCCGTGCCACCGGAAAAACCTCATCGGCTCTGACGCTGGCTTGacgcccataggtgtgactggcACAAAAGAGTGTGCTTTTGGATCCTATGTGAGGAGAATTTGGACTCAAAGTTGTGAGAAAAGCAGATGCCAACAGGGACATCAGATCACAGATCACATCGCAGCACATCAGAAGATGGCTGTATGTGCCTGCGAGTTCCAAAAGAATGGAGAACTGAGAGTAGGCCCCATTTCAAATATCCACAAGTTGACCAGGGTTGTCAAAAGTGGGGATTAAACAGTTAATTCACCTCCTTGTACCCCTCAAACAATGTGGTTCACTCCGAAATTCCTTTGGTAAAAATGCTAACATAAAAGGGGTACAAAATTGAAATGGGTGCTGACTTGAACAGGAGGAGATGAGTCAACACCCCTTTGTGTTACTAGTGGTGGGACGAAACCAAGAAAGAAATGACAGCACACCAATGGGAAACCCATTCAGAGTTGGACAGCAGGTGTACCATTCGAAATGAACCGCTGATGGGAGCAGGTTCCAGATGGTGGCAAGAGCAGTCAAGATACAATTGTCATTCAGCGAACCCATAGACGggtgacagagaaggaagaatgGGGGTGCGCCACCTAAGATTTGGTAGTGGAACCACAGAAATGAGACTGTATGGCAACAATTCACCTGGGctgatgtaattaaaaaaaatcaacagaccAGACATGACCTCAGCGCATCTGCTGGTAGGCTCCCTACCCCTTATGGTACTAGAAGAATTGGGTAGTAAAATTGTTtgggtcaattgacccctccgtacagggcacttaaccacgcctcctgaagtgacgtcacgccacgtgcgctgacgtaagacaaacaattcgtaaaaatggcaaatacaatacaataccttcttaactgagacagacgccatgcttctgatttcattcaaatcaacaatatattatagattctaaatacaatacattcttaactgagagagacgccatgcttctgatttcattcaatcattcacacgtagcaatgttatgctagcgaagaacgtctcattcatttatacaagatgtgtattaaaaatcaaatttagggcatatctttgtgcaaacacagtctggataagcttcggccgcgagccagcaagaaagcgacacgtttaagcagtccgatcatcgctaaatatcgctcaacaaagaataagtgtgtcaatcgatcacgcgtagcggtgttatgctagcgaagaacgtctcattcatttatacgagacgtgtattaaaaatcaaatttagggcatatcttcgtgcaaacacagtctggttaagcttcggccgcgagccagcaagaaagcgatacgattgtgcagtccgatcatcgctaaatatcgctcaacaaagaataagtgtgtcaatcgttcacacgtagcggtgttatgctagcgaagaacctctcattcatttatatgagacgtgtattaaaaatcaaatttagggcatatcttcgtgcaaacatagtctggttaagcttcggccgtgagccagcaagaaagcgacacgtttgtgcagtccgatcatcgctaaatatcgctcaacaaagaataagtgtgtcaatcattcacacggagctatgttatgcaagcgaacaacttcgaattcatttatacgagacatgtattgaaaatcaaatatagggcataccttcgtgcaaacatatctgttccggttgatattagatggatttagttgatgatgcggtcttccacaaagtttgatccattgaaggcCTTTTtagtactgggtcttcggttttggaaagggtacgaaacgaactccaccaactagcctttcaggatacctgttgtcactattacaaagtccgtgacttcacctcttaaataacccaaatatgcgataaaacgctaacaaaacctatactggaccatgcaatgttgtctgagaaaatggcgggagcaaaaacgggctttggtttatgcagatcgcTGGCCTCtcattggtcagtgacgcggattgtgcaatatccacggaggggtcaattggataCAGCTGCCAGTTAAAATATCTAGGTGGTACTATAGTAACAATTGTTTATCCTCAGAGGGAAACCACAGGCATATTTTTGACAGATCCACATgtgagtgtatatatatatgcatggcATGTCAAATAAACAATACCTGTGTGAGGGTGTACCCACGATAGGAGACCTCTGTGTGgtctgtcatgcccgcagatattaAGTTACAGGTgttgtccaccagtcatgcccacagatataaagttgtgggtgtgactagggatggaatctcaagaccttaaaataatttaccgAGCTGTTATACCtaagtatgtagttgttacctaataacATAATTATGagttattgacactgcacagactgagacagacatttttaaaagaggtcaatagacattcaatttcaaaacaaaattttcatatcatcaaatcatttaatttcatcatgatctattgttataatctcgcgtaatttacggcgctatatattgtcaatccattgatgaaagattgCAGATTATCGATagcttcctaaagcatggagaggggaaaagttttcaacttcaagataacacggTACCACGTGGGAAAATGACCGGtcgtatttatatatatatagacagactagtctaacattagaatttagatcaagtgaAAGTGAagcacaatctcatacttattatagttagatactgaaacataacctgtgttatatcccagaaatgttttcaatgtaactcagggtgcccagatttttatcccccccccccccaacaccccaAGAGACTTTTCAAGCAACCAGCCTCTCGCAAAACGACCGGCGGGGCGGTGGGGCCGGGGGGAGGGAGGTGCATTCACGCGCGCATCGCcgtgactgccgtaaataggaggccagtatgctagaacgcgcctttatgtgcatgtgctTGACGTATTGCCCACACCTGAATGaagcgacaaggtggatgatagtctaatgtctTTTTTGGAGAGgaggggggcacgccgtcacacgatcaaccaaaactgcctggCGATCGAGGAATTGAGCACCCCTCGTGTAACTGATTatcctttgacatggcttatgatgttgatgactttccaCGTAAATGCACtccagtacgtgaagcagctcagaacatgtgcttttggcatcacttccgtacatgccCAATACAGTTAACTTTCCCGTTTCCAGGTGAAGACTAATTGTTTAAGAGCAGGCatgttttgttaacaacgtttatgaaataaacacataaattaatgtcaagactacacaaaataagcgacatctttcaatatctatatttTCTGCTCggaactgtcatgatcctgcagcTCCAGCCCGGACTGTGCGGGTGCCCGAGCggccgcgctaattgggaggcacacacctgcgcctcatacgagctgattatcccctgtatatctaggaccccgatgacgactggttgtccgccagatcgttgagcttcatgccccgttcgagtactccagTATCGCTGAttgtcaacccgtgtgtaccgaacTCCGCCTGTGCTtcgaccgaccccataagcctgactcctttgacacttctgccttccttgatcgatcgtaccgactcctgcttgcccactgacctgctctcAACGCCCGACGtctcaactaccgctgctgcacctgactgcctgcccgatccccgagcattgaataataaacgtttttccccgaactaccttgcatcttccgtgtcttcctgcatttgggtcctacctccgttccgatgggtcgtgacagagcgatctggccaaaacaggacccagcaggaaagattcggcgtcgccgggaccaacGCAGGGTAGACCGACtcccggaggaccaagcctgtccgatccgggtaggctccatgacgtcctaCGCTTCCGTGTCATTCGCTCCGCCGgtgagctatgaatacgtcccgacctcGACCAGTCCGgcaccgcatattcttctggactctgacttttcggactatgaggaggaccttgatttgtatgaccggctgcctgagtacgactccgattattttgatgatgaatctcttcgcccgatctttcatcccagtcagtctgcttcacctccccgcgtttccagcacccgagcgtcttcgcccggtaggtccgagtacactaacccgtttgtgggaacccgcttggccatctacccgggacctccgcgtggcggccagaggagacacccaggctgggcgctcccttgtgcctcccactgcgcggcaacaaagacgccgtcctcgtcctcccactcctagccggcaacggtgaaaccggcagacccgcagctggaggcgaagcttccagcccagagggaggaggagccgctaaatcacgaggtgttctgccgcgaaatgcggggggagatagagcggcagagcaccGAATTGGCGGGtttcacggcccaggtccggcaaggattggcgaaccagccgagctacactgacgtcgcaactgcgacggactcgccactgacttttgctcacgcggcagtggcaacggatccGCTGCCAAGCTAAGCGCACGTTGCATTTTCGACGGACTCATTAATGACTTATGCCCACGCCGCGGTTTAAACGGACTCGTTTCTGCCTCCTCTCCATTCCTACATagctgtgggaacggatccgcctcctcTCCATTCCCACGTAGCTGTGGGAACGGATcggcctcctcgccattcccacgtcaaagttttggctgttccgagcagagctcaagtggcagtggagaccgatccgccgccgcctcacgttgctgtccaggaggtggcgacgtttctgcagccgcttctcgtctgtGCCCAAGAGTACCGGTGGCGATCGGACcgcggccgctccacgctcctgcttcgtcggcgaccggtccgcggtcgccccccgttcctgctccgacgacGATGGGCACCCCCATATGTTTCCGTCCACCAGGTGGCGATGGTGCTGccaccttctcatgttgctgtccaggaggaggtggcgctgacgccgccttctcacgttgctgtccaggaggaggtggcgctgacgccgccttctcatgttgccgtccaggaggaggtggctaTGTCGCCGCCGCTTCACGtttccgtccaggaggtggcaatggcgcCGTtcccttctcacgttgctgtccaggaggagatggcgatgccgctgccgccgccttctcacgttcgtGTTCAGGAGGACCGCCTGCGACTgatccgcggccgtcccacgcccctgtctcgacagcgacaggAGCTGAggagttctgttgagccaccccggagctggagagacttcggggtggcggtcatggctctggtcgtTCTCTCCATCGTTCTCTTcactcctgatggctcccagccgcttcatgacctggcctcgttggtaaccaatccacggctgcctcctgaccaagcctcggtggcgaccaatccctggtcgtgtCGCAACCACAGCGTGGGAGGTCCTCATCCGGGGCAGTTGCCtcccttggtctggttcctgcttcgccgtttggttcctcaccgcggtcgtccacccgaatcaccccgtagggatcctggtgcttggcgtccgggtcgtcctcctgacctgtccacccggacgcctcgcatttggtggcctggatggccaccagactggggttgggggggggggggggccttcgcctttcaactttcAACTCCCtcttaccacaatggaccgaaacaaagtctgcatcactgcagatgttgtACTGATCAGCCTGTCGATCtcttgctccattcttccctcactcgtgaacaagaccccatgaTAGTTGAACTCCACTACTTAgggcaggggtcggcaacccacGATTCTGGAGCTGCATGCAGCTCTTTAGCGGCACCCTAGTGGCCCCCGGGAgcatttacaaaaatgtatgaaaatagaaaaagatgggggggggagaattttGTTTCCATCTGATTTATGTAGAAGGAAAAACATGACCCAAACATTCTTAATGGTTTCTAATgctataaaaatgtattgttaaCATTTCTGTCAATAAGGATTGCATCTATCCTGGAACATGTCCTTCTTTGAGCTcctcaaaataataatgacagaaaaaaaatttcattatCTTTCTACAATTTTATCAACGCAGCAAAACATAATGCATCAATAATCAAAGTTAAACTTAAAACACCATTGTCCAGCAGTGTCACGTGGTAAGTTATTCTCTCCAGGAAACGCATTGAATCGTGAATGTGCACTATGTCATTTGGATAGAGAGACGTACAGCATGTATTGCCTTCACCATAAGGCTTATATaaggcttttctttttttttttttgcagctccaGACAGatttgttttggggatttttggtccaacatggctcttttgacattttgggttgccgacccctgacttagggcaggatctcatcgcaaacccggagagggcacgccacccttttctgactgagggcCACAGTCTCAGatctggaggtgctgattctcgtcctagccgcttcacactctgctgcgaactgctccagcAAGCATTGAAGATCACGGATgatgatgaagccaacagaaccacatcatctgtaaagcgcagagatgcaatgctgagagtctaactctcactggaaacgagtcccaCTTATTGCTGGCTTACACTGGTTGTACAGGGTTtgatcagggggtttggtaccccatactcctgaagcaccCCCCACAGAACTCCtagagggacatggtcgaacacctccaaattcacaaaacacaaagacacaaaggaGTGTCATCCCCCTCTAATTGGAACCcaccctctggtcccccttcttaaaaagggggaccaccaccccagaggtactgtccccgatgtccatgtggTGTTGAaaaggcgtgtcaaccaggagagCCCCACAATATCCAGAGCCTCTAGGAACTTCACATcgatctcatccacccctggggccctgccattgaggagctttttaacgaCCTCTGTGCACTAACCCTAGAaatagaagagcccacctcagagaacccagactctgcttcctcatgggaaggcatgtcagtgggTTTGAGATCTTTGAAGCATTCACCCCATCGACTCataacatcccgagttgagatCAGCAGTCCCCCATCTTCATGATACatagtgttgacggtgcaccgCTTCCCCTTCCCGAGACACAAgctggtggaccagaatttccttgaagttcttcatggcctcactgaactcatctcatgcccaggtttttgcctgaGCGACCACCGAacctgcattccgcttggccagccggtacctatcagctgcctcgggagacCCACAGGCCAGAATTTCCTTATAGGACTCCTTCTCCAGCTTTACGGCATCCCTCACTATTGGTAtccaccaacatgttcgtgGGTTGTTGCCACGAcaggctcagctggtaaagtgttggcctcacaattctgaggactcgggttcgatcccggccccgcctgtgtggagtttggatgttctccctgtgcctgcgtgggttttcgctgggtactccagtttccttctaCATTCAAAAATATgctccattaattggacactctaaattgcgtgtgattgtgagtacggagtctctatgtgccctgtgaaaaACATATCCATTCTaacctcacttgtgaacaagacccaaaaTACTTGGCGTAGGACCACATCCACGACCTGGAGAAGGCAGACCACCATTTTCACAATGAGGacaatggtctcagatttggaggtgctgtttTTCATTCTGCCGGCATTATGGTTGACTGCTTTAGAGCAGGGTTCGGGAACatttttgactgagagagccacaaagaccaaatattgtaaaatgcaaTTGCAAAGGAGCCATACAGTACTTTAAAAACTAAGTAAAGGTGTATTTTCGAATTTATGCAAGACCAAtactctgaattcttttaaataacattgttacgctgttgctaaccaatgatgacaaaagtacagtACTTCTTCCCATCAAAgcaacttctggtgctgcacggTTTTGCTTATGCTTTATAATCTCTttcatacagtgccttgtgaaagtattcggtgcccctgaacttttcaaactttcaccacatttccggcttcaaacataaagatataagattaatattgtttttaccaagaatcaacaacaagtgggacacaatcgcgaagtggaacaaaatttattgtatattttaaactttttttaacaaataaatacctgaaaagtggggcgtgcaatattattcgcccCGTTGCAATAATACTTTGtggccaccttttgctgcaattacagctgcaagtcgcttggggtatgtctctatcaattttgcacatcgagacactGAAAtccttgcccattcttccttgcaaaacagctcgagctcggtgaggttggatggagagcgtttgtgaacaaaaGTCTTCAGctttgcccacagattctcgattggattcaggtctggactttgacttggctattctaacacctggatgtgtttatttgtgaaccaatccattgtagatttggatttatgttttggatcattgtcctgttggaagattaatctccgtcccagtctcaggtcttttgcagactccaaaaggttttcttccagaatggtcctgtaattgcctccattcattttccaatcaATTTTCATCCAGCCAAAAAGGCCCTAATTCTATTCCATAAACATTAACAATGTGTGTCATGTTTGAATAATGTGCGTTGTGCCTGCTCATTCTCGGCTGTTAAATTccttttgtaaatgttttgtgGGCAgaacagtggcacagctgtagagcgttggcctcagagttctcaggaccggagttcaaatactGGCCTCCTCCTGtgtcaagtttgcatgttctccccgtgcctgtgtgattttttttctggggactccagtttcctctcacatccccaaatcatgcattaaCTCGAGACTCTcaaaattgcacctaggtgtgattgtaagtccaactgttgtctgtctccatttgccccgcgactggctggaaaccgattcagggtgtaccctgcctcctgcccaatgatatcttggttggctccagcactcccgtgaccctcgtgaggataagcggctcagaaaatggatggatcgatagatGTTTTGTGCCTTATTCTATCTAAACTTCAAAATTCATTCACAATGATTAACATGACCATTATTTATAAATTGTCAGTTTCTGTGTTTAGCAAGCTTTCTGATTAAACCAactttttaatatacagtactgtaagaTAAAGTTCAACAGAATTCTTTAAGTTTTGGATCACCCATCCCTTGTGACTTCAAACTCTGAGATGCATCAGAAGGGCATCCTTTTATAGGGAAAGAGGGGTGCAGATTATGCAGATGACAGGTCACAGCACAAGCGGTTGATTTAGAATAAATCAACACGCACAGTGGTGGGAAGAAAAGGTGCCAATTTGCACATCATAAATCTGAAGGTGCCTTTGCGTATATGCTCAACTTGTGTACAGAGTGAAATTTCTACGCTTTTATTAGTAAATGAGTTCcaattttttaatttccaagTATTTCTGAGTGCCAGATGAATATCTGATTTACAGTCACAGTGACCCTTTTGCTATCCATGCAAAGAAGGACTCTTGCCACTGGATGGCAATGTCTCAATACAAGCACtacattgaggaaaaacccgTTTACGTTTGCAACTATGTATTGGCAGTCACAAACACAATATCAATACACTATTAAAACACAATATGATGCAATGTGTTGTACACTCTGGAACACAAAAGTAGGCTTATTAACCTTAGCCCCAAAGTAAGGTCCAAACATTTATAGGCATTCTTTATTCTTAGTCTCGTGTTTTTGGCTCCTGCAATTTTGTTCTGCAGATTTAAAATAAACTTACTGTCATTGGAGGGACAGAATCGTGATGAGCTTGTATAGGGAAACTCAGTGAGGTCAGAAGTTACTCCCAGTGGAGGTTCAGACAGGATATCGGCTACATAGCAGGCATTTAAGTCAGTCAGTGAACTGGTCAGATCACACATAGTTGTTGAGATACGTATGCAATTAGAGTTCCTCTGTTTGTCCCTTGAAATCCTGCAGCAAAATTCACACACAATTAATTATAGGTCTATAAATACtgctaatgcaaaaaaataagcatGAAATGTCAAAAGATTAGAAAGTtacaattgtaaaaaa contains:
- the f3a gene encoding coagulation factor IIIa isoform X1, with the translated sequence MLTTKWTQAALAGLILGFLSSNAITGSYPTAHTVIWKSTNFKTILTWEPLPTDYTYTVEFSVISRDKQRNSNCIRISTTMCDLTSSLTDLNACYVADILSEPPLGVTSDLTEFPYTSSSRFCPSNDTDIGRPDFKVEVNNNKKKTTLHVTDPLTALFDDDHHQLNIRDIFLGKLHYKVTYRKNKSTGKKVFISKSSVMELTDLDQGESYCFNVQAFITSRNINKQLGELSQTQCSDNDKHSIFEVYSVGLIATAIVLILVLIIITAVTIVCCRRKKTTLKTEMEGVPLQSV
- the f3a gene encoding coagulation factor IIIa isoform X5: MLTTKWTQAALAGLILGFLSSNAITGSYPTAHTVIWKSTNFKTILTWEPLPTDYTYTVEFSVISRDKQRNSNCIRISTTMCDLTSSLTDLNACYVADILSEPPLGVTSDLTEFPYTSSSRFCPSNDTDIGRPDFKVEVNNNKKKTTLHVTDPLTALFDDDHHQLNIRDIFLGKLHYKVTYRKNKSTGKKVFISKSSVMELTDLDQGESYCFNVQAFITSRNINKQLGELSQTQCSDNDKHSIFEGSGPTWPNASCMLSSSPVLFL
- the f3a gene encoding coagulation factor IIIa isoform X4, yielding MLTTKWTQAALAGLILGFLSSNAITGSYPTAHTVIWKSTNFKTILTWEPLPTDYTYTVEFSVISRDKQRNSNCIRISTTMCDLTSSLTDLNACYVADILSEPPLGVTSDLTEFPYTSSSRFCPSNDTDIGRPDFKVEVNNNKKKTTLHVTDPLTALFDDDHHQLNIRDIFLGKLHYKVTYRKNKSTGKKVFISKSSVMELTDLDQGESYCFNVQAFITSRNINKQLGELSQTQCSDNDKHSIFEDRSRPRGRPSLPQSAETTSLGQ
- the f3a gene encoding coagulation factor IIIa isoform X2, whose amino-acid sequence is MLTTKWTQAALAGLILGFLSSNAITGSYPTAHTVIWKSTNFKTILTWEPLPTDYTYTVEFSVISRDKQRNSNCIRISTTMCDLTSSLTDLNACYVADILSEPPLGVTSDLTEFPYTSSSRFCPSNDTDIGRPDFKVEVNNNKKKTTLHVTDPLTALFDDDHHQLNIRDIFLGKLHYKVTYRKNKSTGKKVFISKSSVMELTDLDQGESYCFNVQAFITSRNINKQLGELSQTQCSDNDKHSIFEGGGRRDCPLRITTTHQHGWMVGRKVLPGSPHTDHRRYCQ
- the f3a gene encoding coagulation factor IIIa isoform X3, producing MLTTKWTQAALAGLILGFLSSNAITGSYPTAHTVIWKSTNFKTILTWEPLPTDYTYTVEFSVISRDKQRNSNCIRISTTMCDLTSSLTDLNACYVADILSEPPLGVTSDLTEFPYTSSSRFCPSNDTDIGRPDFKVEVNNNKKKTTLHVTDPLTALFDDDHHQLNIRDIFLGKLHYKVTYRKNKSTGKKVFISKSSVMELTDLDQGESYCFNVQAFITSRNINKQLGELSQTQCSDNDKHSIFEEVMDLTQSRKETGDLGAAKMIKGGSRDDHQF